A stretch of DNA from Maridesulfovibrio ferrireducens:
CTGTCCTGAAATCTAATCAGAAAATCGCGCCACTCGGGCTTCAATTTCATACATTCCAACATCGGTCTTCCGATTTTTTCAAGTTTATCAGAGTCCTGAAAGTCATCCATAAGAACGTGCTTTTTGGACATTGTCATATACACATTGGGATGACGCTCAAGAAATTCCGTGGCCTGCTCTACTGAAGCAAAGGCCATATGCGGAATAATAAATATCTGGTCAGGCCAGTCACGATACAGCTTATGAAAACGGGGAAAATCGCGTTCAGGAGCATAAACCTCAAAATGAGTCATCAGCGGAGTTTTGATTTCGGAAAGACGGGTCAAAAGTTCTTTTGTGCCCCGAAGAGCAGGATCAGTATACCTTTCACCTGAACTATATGTTTTACCAGACTTTTTATCAGCATGAGTATAAAGAATCTCGCCCACAAATCGATAGTTGTGGTCCACAATTCCCCTCATCGTCGCATCAATAAAGCGAGAACTGACATCACGCTTATGCCTGAAATATTTAGGAGCACCGAGCACAATCAGATCAGGATTCTTCTTTGCAAGCTTCAGAACCGCTTTTTCATTCTGCCCCAGACTTTTTCTACTACGGGCGAAAAGCGCAAGTTTATCAACTCCAGCTTTACGAACCAGCATAATTGCCTGCTTCATGTTCACAGTTTCATCAATCTGCGACATGGCATCAAAAAAAGGACCGTCATAATAATCCACACCTGAGGGAATTCCCTGATCAAGACGAGTTACACAACGAGCATAAATCTTGTTCGCCTTTTTCCACTGGTACTCACCATCAGGAGCAACTCCTGACTCCAATTGTCCGAACAGTTTGCGGCCCAGTTTATCTTTAAGACACTCCGACATCGTCGGACTGAGATTTTTATAGGGAGCTAAATCCACCGCCCCGAGAGTTGTCGGAATCAGTAATAGCCAGATAATTAAAAAAAGGAGTTTTCTCATTATGATTCCTTCCTTTTTACGAGTACGGTGTTGCCATTTTCAAAGGCAGGACAATTTCATCAGTCCATAAAATTAATATTAACAAAAGGTTGAACAATAAAATAGATGCCCATGCCTGCGATAAGAACACCCGCAAAGCGGCGAAACAAAGTCCCGCCACGTTGCCATGTACTACTGGACAACATTTTTTGAACCAGAGCCGCTGATCCACCGGCAACAGCAATAGGAATACAATGCCCGAGACCAAAAAGGACAATAAAGACAATACCAGTAAAAATCTTTTCCTGCACTGTAATAACAGCCAAGATAGGAGCAATAAAACCAAAGGTGCATGAGCCGGACAGCACGCCGTAGGCAAGTCCCAAAATAAAGGCCCCGGACATCCCTTTAACCTTTAACTTGGACATGAGCCCCCCAGACATAGAACATCCCGAAAATCCCAGCATGTCCAAAGCAACCCAGATAAGAACAAATCCGACTATAACCGTCCAATATGGGCCGACATCGCCCAGCATACGCCCGAGAAAAGCGCATATCACGCCAATGACCGCGATTGTAATAAACAGCCCCACAGTGAAAACCACGGCATAAAGAGTGGCCAGTTTACCCTCAACTAATTTATTCTGACCGGCGACATACCCGACAATTAGCGGAATCGATGCAAGATGGCAGGGGCTGAAAAGCACGCTCACCATTCCCCACAAAAAACACCCCGCCGCCCCGAGAATTAGGCCACCGGTCATCCACTCATTAATAAGGATAAAGAACTGATCCATACGGTTACTCTACGCCCAGCCCTTTAAGCACTTTTACAATTTCTTCCTTACTGAAATAACCCGTGTGACGCATTTTCTCTTTGCCGTCTTTGTCATAAAAAATCTGAGTCGGTATGGTACTTATACCAAATTGAGAAGCTTCATCGGGATTTTTCCAGACATCAATAAAGACAATCGCCGCTTTACCCTCATACTCCTTCGACAGAGATTCGATAACCGGAATCATCATTTTACAGGGCACACACGCTTTAGCCCCAATATCAACCATTGTGACCATACCTTTAACGGGAATCGCCTGAGGAGCTCCGGATATAAGTTCTTCCGCTGTGGGATTTGCTAAAGAACTCGCAGGGACAACTACGCTGAGGAGCATTAGAACTAAAAAAAATTGTTTTATACTCTGATTTACTTTCATACAAAAACCCCTTTTGCTCACCCGCAAGGGCTGACCTTTAATATTAACCAGTTATCCAACCGAGAACGTCATTCTTGCTTGGAACTCTTCCAACAATCTTCACTTCTCCATCAATCGCAACAGCA
This window harbors:
- a CDS encoding cytochrome c biogenesis CcdA family protein, encoding MDQFFILINEWMTGGLILGAAGCFLWGMVSVLFSPCHLASIPLIVGYVAGQNKLVEGKLATLYAVVFTVGLFITIAVIGVICAFLGRMLGDVGPYWTVIVGFVLIWVALDMLGFSGCSMSGGLMSKLKVKGMSGAFILGLAYGVLSGSCTFGFIAPILAVITVQEKIFTGIVFIVLFGLGHCIPIAVAGGSAALVQKMLSSSTWQRGGTLFRRFAGVLIAGMGIYFIVQPFVNINFMD
- a CDS encoding amidohydrolase family protein, whose amino-acid sequence is MRKLLFLIIWLLLIPTTLGAVDLAPYKNLSPTMSECLKDKLGRKLFGQLESGVAPDGEYQWKKANKIYARCVTRLDQGIPSGVDYYDGPFFDAMSQIDETVNMKQAIMLVRKAGVDKLALFARSRKSLGQNEKAVLKLAKKNPDLIVLGAPKYFRHKRDVSSRFIDATMRGIVDHNYRFVGEILYTHADKKSGKTYSSGERYTDPALRGTKELLTRLSEIKTPLMTHFEVYAPERDFPRFHKLYRDWPDQIFIIPHMAFASVEQATEFLERHPNVYMTMSKKHVLMDDFQDSDKLEKIGRPMLECMKLKPEWRDFLIRFQDRILAATDAHMKKLWKDYLSVVFLQRVVLGQLPRDVAEKIAYKNAEKAYGVLVK
- a CDS encoding co-chaperone YbbN encodes the protein MLLSVVVPASSLANPTAEELISGAPQAIPVKGMVTMVDIGAKACVPCKMMIPVIESLSKEYEGKAAIVFIDVWKNPDEASQFGISTIPTQIFYDKDGKEKMRHTGYFSKEEIVKVLKGLGVE